A genomic segment from Synechococcales cyanobacterium T60_A2020_003 encodes:
- a CDS encoding FIST C-terminal domain-containing protein gives MTDSMKWASALSQKPSLEAAVKEVAEQAQRSLQATADLAFVFISSSFTSEFPRLMPLLKEYLSVPYLIGCSGGGIIGQDVEIDEVQEVEDEPALCLTLAHLPGVNIHPFHTREDDLPDLDSPPDAWVELIGVRPEENPQFILLADPFTAGINDLLQGLDFAYPGSVKVGGLAGSDASSGNSSLFCNFEHLREGVVGVALSGNVVLEAIVAQGCRPIGQTYRVVDGERNIVMKVVPQDANPFASDGTALTPLEALQEVYQDLSDEDRELAQHSLFVGVAQSEFKQSLEQGDFLIRNLLGVDPKVGAIAIGDRVRAGQRIQFHLRDAETSSNDLDALLEKYVMNLDPNQASPSGALMFSCLGRGEGLYGEPNIDSQLLHQYLKRIPVSGFFCNGEIGPVGNTTFLHGYTSVFGICRASHED, from the coding sequence ATGACTGATTCGATGAAATGGGCCAGTGCGTTATCCCAAAAGCCATCGCTGGAGGCTGCCGTTAAAGAAGTAGCGGAACAAGCCCAGCGATCGCTCCAGGCAACAGCGGATCTGGCGTTTGTGTTCATTTCATCGTCGTTTACCAGCGAATTCCCGCGCCTGATGCCGCTTTTGAAAGAGTATCTCTCTGTTCCGTACCTGATCGGCTGTAGTGGTGGTGGCATTATTGGTCAAGATGTGGAAATTGATGAAGTACAGGAAGTCGAGGACGAGCCTGCGCTCTGTCTGACCTTAGCTCATCTGCCGGGAGTCAACATTCACCCCTTTCACACTCGCGAGGATGATCTGCCAGATCTAGACAGTCCTCCCGATGCCTGGGTTGAGCTGATCGGGGTGCGGCCAGAGGAAAATCCCCAGTTTATTTTGCTGGCCGATCCGTTTACGGCGGGCATTAATGACCTTCTGCAAGGGCTGGATTTTGCCTATCCGGGTTCCGTCAAAGTGGGGGGATTAGCGGGTAGCGATGCCTCCTCAGGGAACAGCAGCCTGTTCTGTAATTTTGAACATCTCCGCGAAGGGGTGGTGGGAGTAGCACTCAGCGGTAATGTTGTGCTAGAGGCGATCGTGGCTCAGGGCTGCCGTCCCATTGGGCAAACCTATCGCGTGGTGGATGGCGAGCGCAACATTGTGATGAAAGTGGTGCCCCAGGATGCCAACCCGTTTGCCTCGGACGGAACGGCTCTAACGCCTTTAGAAGCCCTCCAAGAGGTGTATCAAGACCTGAGCGACGAAGACCGAGAACTGGCTCAACACTCCCTATTTGTAGGCGTTGCCCAAAGTGAGTTTAAGCAAAGCCTCGAACAAGGGGATTTTCTGATTCGCAACCTGTTGGGGGTTGATCCAAAAGTAGGAGCGATCGCCATTGGGGATCGGGTACGGGCTGGGCAACGGATTCAGTTCCATCTGCGCGATGCAGAAACGTCGTCTAATGATTTGGATGCTCTGCTGGAAAAATACGTGATGAACCTTGACCCCAATCAAGCCTCTCCATCCGGTGCCTTGATGTTTTCCTGCCTGGGACGAGGGGAAGGGCTGTACGGTGAACCCAATATTGATTCCCAACTCCTCCACCAGTACTTAAAGCGCATTCCGGTCAGTGGCTTTTTCTGCAATGGCGAAATTGGCCCCGTGGGAAACACCACCTTTCTCCACGGCTACACGTCCGTATTCGGCATCTGTCGGGCCTCTCACGAGGATTGA
- a CDS encoding GAF domain-containing protein, with protein sequence MANLDRAIAHPISTAQFNQLCKLIRQSATDLAPDCWFFTRNIPKPDLSSSGDSTSDQALALLVSDGFSVLLRGQQTEETMIIAELILDPGAIAQTLTDIWQQNSDPDHHPSLDTLMDWLNATPNHAQHTHFTQQLFHCLTPLPPIDDSDAPTSYPPGCRPVEIELYQRIEQERLLNQVISQIHQSLDLPVILQTAVEQVRQFLQVDRLLVYQLLPDQASTDSAVVTEKASAKGAVLSFSGSVLNGSNSVTYEARGSEDVLSALGLIEEACFDRNPDLREKYTQGFVLQVSNIDAAYPKASCLRKRLQQLQVRSKLVVPILVRQQLWGLLIAHQCSHVRDWQAEEENFLRQIAEHLAIAISQAQLYTRLQRQKSLLRQRVIERTQHLKDAMLAAQAANRAKTEFLAAMSHELRTPLTSIIGLSSTLMHWGNNDLTPRQQKHLNTIHTSGRHLLELINDILDLSQFEAGKVALRFSEFSLTKVAQQSLKIVQDEALQKQINLRLHLNIDPERDRFVADPQRIRQILLNLLSNAVKFTPREGAVTLRVAATPSMAIFQVEDTGIGISDQQKSLLFEKFQQLEPSYSRQYGGAGVGLALTKQLVELHGGAIEVQSDLGVGSVFTVRIPYRSHLPESDNASPEAGNVQPSGRIVLIENREEPATAICDMLNAAGYQMIWMTEGAIALDQIAILEPVAVIISLHVSDTNSYDLIRQLRQRPAGARIKVLALSNRFNAEEQRRCLSLGADAYLSEPIDLDQLVRCVNRMLGVAIAQSS encoded by the coding sequence ATGGCAAACTTAGATCGTGCGATCGCCCACCCCATCTCGACTGCCCAATTTAATCAGTTGTGCAAACTGATCCGGCAATCCGCTACTGATCTAGCACCAGACTGCTGGTTCTTCACCCGTAATATTCCCAAGCCAGATCTATCCTCTTCAGGCGATTCAACCTCCGATCAGGCGCTCGCCCTGCTCGTTTCAGACGGCTTCAGTGTGCTGCTCCGGGGGCAGCAAACCGAAGAGACCATGATCATTGCTGAATTGATTTTAGATCCGGGGGCGATCGCCCAAACCTTAACTGATATTTGGCAGCAAAACTCAGACCCGGATCACCATCCCTCGCTAGATACGCTGATGGACTGGTTAAACGCAACACCAAACCATGCCCAGCATACCCACTTCACACAGCAACTCTTCCATTGCCTGACGCCGCTTCCGCCCATTGACGATAGCGACGCCCCTACCTCCTATCCGCCTGGGTGTCGTCCTGTCGAAATTGAGCTATACCAACGCATTGAGCAAGAACGGTTACTCAATCAGGTGATTAGCCAAATCCATCAAAGCTTGGATTTGCCTGTGATTTTGCAAACCGCAGTAGAACAGGTACGTCAGTTTTTGCAGGTTGATCGGCTGCTTGTTTATCAACTCCTACCCGATCAAGCATCGACTGATAGCGCTGTTGTCACTGAGAAGGCATCCGCAAAGGGAGCCGTACTATCCTTCTCCGGTTCGGTGCTAAACGGTTCAAACTCGGTGACCTACGAAGCGAGAGGGTCGGAAGATGTCCTCTCCGCTCTAGGACTGATTGAGGAAGCCTGCTTTGACCGAAATCCCGATCTGCGCGAAAAGTATACCCAGGGATTTGTGTTGCAGGTCAGCAATATCGATGCAGCCTATCCCAAAGCATCCTGCCTACGCAAGCGACTCCAGCAGTTACAGGTTCGTTCTAAACTGGTTGTTCCCATCCTGGTTCGACAGCAGCTTTGGGGATTGCTGATTGCCCATCAGTGCAGCCACGTTCGAGATTGGCAAGCGGAGGAAGAAAACTTTCTGCGACAAATTGCAGAGCATTTGGCGATCGCCATTAGTCAGGCCCAACTCTACACGCGCCTCCAACGGCAAAAGTCGTTGCTGAGGCAGCGGGTCATCGAACGGACGCAACACCTGAAAGATGCGATGCTAGCGGCCCAGGCTGCCAACCGAGCCAAGACCGAATTTTTGGCGGCGATGAGCCATGAACTCCGTACCCCACTCACCAGCATTATTGGCCTATCCAGCACCCTGATGCACTGGGGCAATAACGATCTAACACCGCGCCAACAAAAGCACCTGAACACCATTCACACCAGCGGTCGCCATTTGTTGGAGCTTATCAATGATATTCTTGACCTGTCCCAATTTGAGGCGGGCAAAGTGGCGCTGCGCTTCAGTGAATTTTCGCTGACAAAGGTGGCGCAGCAAAGCCTCAAAATTGTTCAAGATGAAGCGCTCCAAAAGCAAATCAACCTCAGACTGCATTTAAATATTGACCCGGAGCGCGATCGCTTTGTGGCCGATCCTCAGCGCATTCGCCAGATTTTGCTGAACTTGCTCAGTAACGCGGTCAAATTTACGCCGAGGGAGGGGGCTGTGACGTTGCGGGTTGCGGCTACTCCGTCGATGGCGATATTCCAAGTTGAAGATACGGGGATTGGCATTTCTGACCAGCAAAAGTCCTTGCTGTTTGAGAAGTTTCAGCAGTTAGAGCCGTCCTACAGTCGCCAGTATGGCGGGGCGGGCGTTGGGCTAGCGTTGACGAAGCAGTTGGTTGAACTCCACGGCGGCGCGATTGAGGTTCAGTCTGACCTCGGTGTAGGGTCGGTGTTTACGGTGCGCATTCCCTACCGTTCTCACCTGCCAGAATCGGATAACGCGTCTCCTGAGGCTGGAAATGTGCAACCGTCGGGGCGTATTGTCCTCATCGAAAATCGAGAAGAACCCGCAACGGCAATTTGCGACATGCTGAATGCAGCGGGATACCAGATGATCTGGATGACAGAAGGGGCGATCGCCCTAGACCAAATCGCGATTCTGGAGCCCGTTGCCGTCATCATCAGCCTGCACGTTTCCGATACCAACAGCTATGACCTGATCCGTCAACTCCGCCAACGTCCCGCAGGGGCTAGGATCAAGGTTCTTGCCTTAAGCAATCGGTTCAACGCAGAAGAGCAGCGGCGTTGTCTGAGCTTAGGCGCGGATGCCTACCTCTCTGAACCCATTGACCTGGATCAACTGGTGCGTTGTGTGAATCGGATGCTGGGCGTTGCGATCGCTCAATCCTCGTGA
- a CDS encoding dihydroorotase translates to MTSELIQQARVLDPVSHTDRMMDVLITDGRIAAIAPDPASVPADVQRIDGAGCILAPGLVDLYSHSGEPGFESRETLLSLAEAAIAGGFTRVTLLPDTHPPLDTRGSVEGVRSQIDRTLSHLPIQIHWWGALTQSIAGQQMTELDDLIAAGVAGFADGRPIADMNLVQRILEYLHPSPMPIALWGSHPKLGREGVVREGIEALRLGLPPVPITAETVPLVSLLECVETTQTPIHLMRVSTARSVDLIREAKARGLPVTASTTWMHVLLNIQAIASYDPSLRLDPPLGNPEDQAALLQGVEQGVIDAIAIDHSPYTYEEKTVSFSEAPPGAIGYELALPLLWHHLVDSGQWDALTLWSRLSTNPALCLGQTPRAIAPGEWAELILFKPDQTWTVSANALKSLSTNTPWLDQVLSGRVVKTWCNLAGGCE, encoded by the coding sequence ATGACAAGTGAACTGATTCAGCAGGCTCGCGTTCTTGACCCGGTTTCCCATACCGACCGGATGATGGATGTCTTGATTACGGATGGCCGGATTGCAGCGATCGCCCCTGATCCAGCATCGGTTCCTGCCGACGTTCAGCGCATCGATGGCGCAGGCTGTATTCTAGCTCCGGGACTGGTAGATCTTTACAGCCATTCCGGTGAACCCGGATTTGAATCGCGGGAAACGTTGCTTTCTCTGGCTGAAGCGGCGATCGCAGGGGGCTTCACGCGGGTGACTCTCCTGCCCGATACCCATCCCCCTCTGGATACGCGGGGCAGTGTGGAGGGAGTGCGATCGCAGATTGACCGCACGCTCAGCCATTTGCCGATTCAAATCCACTGGTGGGGTGCCCTGACCCAGAGCATTGCGGGGCAGCAAATGACCGAACTGGATGATCTGATAGCGGCAGGCGTGGCGGGGTTTGCCGACGGTCGCCCGATTGCAGACATGAACTTGGTGCAGCGCATCTTGGAGTATCTGCACCCATCCCCGATGCCGATCGCCCTGTGGGGCAGCCATCCCAAGCTAGGACGGGAAGGGGTGGTGCGCGAAGGGATTGAGGCTCTGCGGCTAGGGTTACCCCCCGTACCGATCACGGCAGAAACTGTGCCGCTGGTGAGCCTTCTGGAGTGTGTGGAAACGACCCAAACCCCCATTCACCTGATGCGGGTTTCCACCGCTCGGAGCGTGGATCTCATTCGGGAGGCAAAAGCGAGGGGGTTACCCGTTACTGCCAGCACCACCTGGATGCATGTGTTGCTGAATATTCAGGCGATCGCCAGCTACGATCCCAGTCTGCGACTCGATCCACCCTTGGGAAATCCAGAGGATCAGGCGGCCTTACTCCAAGGCGTTGAGCAGGGTGTAATTGATGCGATCGCCATCGACCATAGCCCCTACACCTACGAGGAAAAAACGGTATCCTTCTCCGAAGCGCCGCCGGGTGCGATTGGCTATGAACTGGCACTCCCGCTCCTTTGGCATCACCTGGTGGACTCGGGCCAATGGGATGCGTTAACCCTCTGGAGTCGGCTCAGCACCAATCCCGCCTTGTGCTTGGGGCAAACGCCACGGGCGATCGCTCCTGGGGAATGGGCAGAACTTATCCTCTTTAAGCCGGATCAAACCTGGACTGTTTCCGCCAATGCGCTGAAAAGCCTATCAACGAACACGCCTTGGTTAGACCAGGTGTTGAGTGGGAGGGTGGTCAAAACGTGGTGCAATCTTGCGGGGGGGTGTGAATAA
- a CDS encoding histidine phosphatase family protein, whose protein sequence is MNTRVILVRHGESTFNVERRVQGHCDQSFLTERGQADARRVGQSLVGIPFNAAYCSPLQRAQQTARLILETAQPNQELSLRLSDNLKEINLSEWEGMLFQEIQDRFPDLYEIWRDHPHDLQMTRDTPEGKETFYPVRSLFEQAQQFWDETLPNHLSETILVVAHSGINRALIGAALGMDSHHYRQMDQSNCGINVLNFPAGSSEPAQLESLNLTAHLGQKVPKPRAGQSGIRMLLVRHGETQWNREKRFQGQIDVPLNETGHRQAAEVAQYLNDVPIHRAVTSPMLRPKQTAEAIVALHPGVELENHDGLKEINHGLWEGKLEAEIEAEYGAELKQWQRSPETVQMPEGENLQQVWERSAATWDEIVRSTAIADNLAEGMVTTVVVVAHDAVNKAILCHIMGWGPEYFWRFKQGNGAVSVIDYPHGADGDAILRASNITTGDSVLDQTAAGAL, encoded by the coding sequence CTGAATACGCGCGTCATTTTGGTTCGCCACGGAGAAAGTACGTTTAACGTTGAGCGTCGGGTACAGGGGCATTGTGACCAATCGTTCCTGACGGAGCGGGGGCAGGCTGATGCCCGTCGAGTCGGGCAAAGCTTAGTGGGCATTCCCTTTAATGCCGCTTACTGTAGTCCACTTCAGCGTGCCCAGCAAACGGCTCGATTGATTCTGGAAACAGCTCAGCCGAATCAAGAGCTATCGCTACGCCTGAGCGACAACCTCAAGGAAATTAACCTGAGCGAATGGGAAGGCATGCTGTTTCAAGAGATCCAAGATCGCTTCCCCGACCTCTACGAAATCTGGCGCGATCATCCCCACGATCTGCAAATGACCCGCGACACACCGGAGGGGAAAGAAACCTTCTATCCGGTGCGATCGCTCTTTGAGCAGGCACAGCAGTTTTGGGATGAAACGTTGCCTAATCATCTCAGTGAAACCATTTTGGTGGTTGCCCATAGCGGGATCAATCGGGCACTGATTGGGGCGGCCTTGGGCATGGATTCCCACCATTATCGCCAAATGGATCAGTCCAACTGCGGCATTAACGTCCTGAATTTCCCGGCAGGGTCAAGCGAACCTGCCCAGCTCGAATCCCTCAACCTGACTGCCCATCTCGGTCAGAAAGTCCCCAAACCCCGTGCCGGACAATCGGGGATTCGGATGCTGCTGGTACGTCATGGCGAAACCCAGTGGAACCGTGAAAAGCGCTTCCAGGGACAAATTGATGTTCCCCTCAACGAAACCGGACATCGGCAAGCCGCAGAGGTGGCGCAATACCTCAACGATGTGCCCATCCATCGTGCCGTCACCAGTCCGATGCTACGCCCGAAGCAGACCGCCGAGGCGATCGTGGCGCTGCATCCAGGAGTAGAACTGGAGAATCATGATGGTCTGAAGGAAATTAACCACGGCCTCTGGGAGGGCAAACTGGAGGCGGAAATTGAAGCCGAGTATGGGGCGGAACTGAAGCAGTGGCAGCGATCGCCCGAAACGGTGCAAATGCCCGAAGGTGAAAATCTCCAGCAGGTCTGGGAACGGTCGGCAGCCACCTGGGATGAGATTGTGCGGTCTACGGCGATCGCGGACAATCTGGCGGAGGGAATGGTGACCACGGTTGTAGTGGTGGCTCACGATGCCGTGAATAAAGCGATTCTGTGCCACATCATGGGCTGGGGGCCAGAGTATTTCTGGCGCTTCAAGCAGGGGAACGGTGCCGTTAGCGTCATCGACTACCCCCACGGTGCGGACGGGGATGCGATTCTGAGAGCGTCCAATATTACCACAGGGGACAGTGTGTTGGATCAGACTGCCGCCGGGGCATTGTAG